The Deinococcus carri sequence AAAAAGCCCACGCCCGCCAGGCTGATGATCCAGCCCTGCCAGCTTCCGACCGCTGCCAGCATCCCCACCACGAACACCAGCAGACCCGCGAACATGCTGAAACCCACCGTCAGCCGCCATGCCCACACACTGCCGCGCCACACCTGTCCCAGCAGCACGGCCGTCGCGCAGGCGTACAGCACGTTCCGCACCAGGTTCGCCGCGCTGCCCTGAAGCAGATGCCCGAAAAAGGGCGTCGTCGCCAGCATGAACAGGCCCGCCAGGACCACCAGCGTGGGAAGCCGCCCCGCCTCGGCCAGGGCGGGGTCGAAGGGGGACGGGTCCGGCCCGCGCGGAGGAACACTCACCCCCGTATTCCAGCACAGCGGGGGGCAGCAGACCAGGACAGCGGTCACGGCGGGAAAGGTGAAGGTTCCCTGCCCCCCAGATCGGCCCCAGCCCTGTGGTAAACTTCGCCTTGCCTATGGAGCCTCCCAGTTCTGGCTCTGACCTGACGCCCGGCCCTGACCGCCTGCGGGCGGGTTTTTTGCTGTGGCACACGAAAACTTCCGGTGACCGACACCTGGCCCCGCGGTGGGCGGGGTGGGCAGCATGTGCCCTCGCGGTGTACCGCGGCGCGGTGGAGCGCGCGAACAGATGAATGATTGGATTGGAGTGGCGTCCCTGCTGTTTCTGGTGATCGCCAACGGATATTTCGTGGCGGTCGAGTACGCGCTTGTCAGTGTGCGCCGCACCCGCATCGACCAGCTCGCCCAGGAGGGCAACGGGGCGGCGCGGGCCGTGCAGCGGGTGTTGGGGCGGCTCGACCTGTATATCGCTGCCATTCAGCTGGGCGTGTCGATGATGAGCCTGCTGATCGGCTTTATTGCCGAGCCGGCCATCGAACACCTCGCGGAGCCGCTGTTCGTGCGGGCCGGAGTGCCGGAGCCGTGGCAGGGACGGGTGGCCTTTTTGCTGGCCTTTGCCCTCTCGACCACGCTGCATATCGTGCTGGGGGAGCTGGTGCCCAAATCGGCGGCCCTCCAGAAAAGCGAGCAGCTCGCGCTATCGCTGGTGCGCCCGCTGGTACTGTTTACCACCGTCTTCCGGCCTATCATTCTGGGCCTGAACGGGCTGGGGGCCTTCGTGCTGCGCCTGCTGGGCCTCAAGGCTGTCGCGGGGCACCACGCCACCTACTCGGAAGAAGAAATCCGCATGATTGTCGGCGCGTCGAGCCAGGAAGGCGTGCTGGAGGACGAGGAAAAGGAACTCGTCTACAACGTATTCGACCTCTCCGACACCACCGTGCGCGAGGTGATGACGCCGCGCATCGACATGGTGGTCGTGGACGGCGCGGCCCCCCTGCGGCGGCTGCTGGAGCTGAACAACGAACACGGCTACTCGCGCGTGCCGGTCTACCAGGACACCGCCGACAACATCGTGGGCATCGCGCACACCAGCGACATGCTGCGCCACCTGAACACGCTCGACGAGACCGTTATCGCGGACGTGATGCGCCCGGTGTACTTCGTGCCCGAGGGCATGAAGATCAACGACCTGCTCAGCAAGATGCGCGACAAGAAATCGCACCTGAGCATCGTGGTGGACGAGTTCGGCGGCACCGCCGGGCTGGTCACGCTGGAAGACGCCCTGGAAGAAATCGTGGGCGAGATCTACGACGAGACCGACGAGGACGAGGTGCCCCTGATCGAGGTGCTGGGTGAGGGCGTGTACCTGATGGACGCCAGCCTGACCGTCGGTGAGGTGGAAGAGCGGCTCGGCACCAACCTCGAAGACGGCGACGGCGAGTACGACACCCTCTCGGGCTTCATGACCAGCCACTTCGGGGATATTCCGGAAGCCGGGCAGAGCTTCGTGCATGGCGGCTGGGCCTTCACGGTCGAGGACGCCGATCAGCGCCGCGTGACCCGCGTCCGGGTGGAACGCGCCCCCGAGGTGCTGGTCTTCACGGCAGAAGAGGAACAGCCCCATGAGTAACCCCCCCGAAACCCTGACCCCCGTGACCCCCGACCCCCAACTGCTGGAAGGGGCCAAAGCCGCCTTCCGGCAGGCCTACGCCCCCTACAGCAAGTTCCGCGTGGGCGCGGCGCTGAGAACGCCAGATGGCCGCGTCTACTTCGGCGCAAATGTCGAGAACGCCAGCTACGGCCTGGGCCGCTGCGCCGAGCAGTCCGCGGTGCAGGCGATGGCAACCGCTGGGGCGCGCGAGTTCACCGACATCGTGGTGTATTCGGAAGCCACGCCGCCCGCCAGCCCCTGCGGTGCCTGCCGTCAGGTCCTGTTCGAGTTCGCCCCCGACGCCCGCGTGGTCTGCGTGAACCAGCACGGCGACGTGGTCAGCGGCCTGGTCCGCGACTTCCTGCCCCACGGCTTCCGGCTGGAGCAGCGCGACGACGGGCACGAGGTGGGGACCGAGTAGGCGAAGAGATGT is a genomic window containing:
- a CDS encoding hemolysin family protein, translating into MNDWIGVASLLFLVIANGYFVAVEYALVSVRRTRIDQLAQEGNGAARAVQRVLGRLDLYIAAIQLGVSMMSLLIGFIAEPAIEHLAEPLFVRAGVPEPWQGRVAFLLAFALSTTLHIVLGELVPKSAALQKSEQLALSLVRPLVLFTTVFRPIILGLNGLGAFVLRLLGLKAVAGHHATYSEEEIRMIVGASSQEGVLEDEEKELVYNVFDLSDTTVREVMTPRIDMVVVDGAAPLRRLLELNNEHGYSRVPVYQDTADNIVGIAHTSDMLRHLNTLDETVIADVMRPVYFVPEGMKINDLLSKMRDKKSHLSIVVDEFGGTAGLVTLEDALEEIVGEIYDETDEDEVPLIEVLGEGVYLMDASLTVGEVEERLGTNLEDGDGEYDTLSGFMTSHFGDIPEAGQSFVHGGWAFTVEDADQRRVTRVRVERAPEVLVFTAEEEQPHE
- the cdd gene encoding cytidine deaminase, with the translated sequence MSNPPETLTPVTPDPQLLEGAKAAFRQAYAPYSKFRVGAALRTPDGRVYFGANVENASYGLGRCAEQSAVQAMATAGAREFTDIVVYSEATPPASPCGACRQVLFEFAPDARVVCVNQHGDVVSGLVRDFLPHGFRLEQRDDGHEVGTE